In Leptolyngbya sp. SIO1E4, one DNA window encodes the following:
- a CDS encoding CBS domain-containing protein, giving the protein MMKAEDIMTQDVVTIRGSATIAEAVKLMKEKGLRALIVEPRYGADPYGMVTETDIIYKVAAFGHDPKQMRVYEIMTKPCIVVNPELGVEYVARLFAQTRIRRAPVIKGGLLGVISISDILKKSDFVEKPKTSFELYCEENPNAPEARIYDD; this is encoded by the coding sequence ATGATGAAAGCAGAAGATATTATGACCCAAGATGTGGTCACGATTCGCGGCTCGGCCACCATTGCGGAAGCGGTCAAATTAATGAAAGAAAAAGGCTTGCGAGCCTTGATCGTGGAACCCCGTTATGGGGCTGATCCCTACGGGATGGTAACCGAAACGGACATTATCTATAAGGTCGCTGCGTTTGGCCATGACCCTAAGCAAATGCGGGTTTATGAAATCATGACTAAACCCTGCATTGTGGTGAACCCGGAACTAGGGGTTGAGTATGTGGCGCGCTTATTTGCTCAGACGCGCATTCGTCGGGCGCCAGTCATCAAAGGGGGACTGCTGGGCGTGATTTCTATCAGCGACATTCTGAAAAAAAGCGACTTTGTTGAAAAACCCAAGACCAGCTTTGAGCTGTATTGCGAAGAAAACCCCAATGCGCCAGAAGCGCGTATTTACGACGATTAG
- a CDS encoding bile acid beta-glucosidase, producing MAAPPSPIPPYTWQHPIGQGWEHAYIVRYASNLDDGPHHGAPLGGFGAGCIGRSPRGDFNLWHLDGGEHVFQPFPACQFSLFEQAADQSQTYALSTEAPTDGTLERWQWYPKEGGRQKAEAIQNPKSAIQNSAAPAAPNTGTYHALYPRSWDVYKNVFNAELICEQFSPIWAHNYQEASYPVAVFLWTAHNPTAHPITLSILLSWQNMVGWFTNTEKSPEVLQRDDGSPYYDYVPAIGQSAGNSNHLVQTGDIMGCVMDGLWSQTGQAPQEGEGTWAIATLTQPNTEIFYHTAWNPAGDGSDLWDTFAGDGSLANVATDRPAKDGEPVGCAISVRLTLQPGETRQIPMTLAWDLPVTEYAAGVTAYRRYTDFFGREGRHAWAIAQTALKNYETWRQQIIQWQQPILDQPDLPDWFKMALFNELYDLTSGGTLWTAATELDPVGQFAVLECLDYCWYESLDVRLYGGFATLILWPELEKAVIRAFARAIPTADDHARIIGYYYTVGEENHYAPRKLKGATPHDLGAPNEHPFVKTNYTSYQDCNQWKDLPSDFVIQVYRAYQLTGATDIDFLAVCWPAVTETLKYLKRFDTDGDGIPENGGAPDQTFDDWQLQGISAYCGGLWMAALESAIAIAEVLTVADRAPGNTPILVTQYQRWLEQSRNVYHKRLWNGRYYRLETGSDSQVVMADQLCGQFCTRLMGLPDLVEEKYVRSALDVIYDACFVKFNDYAAQHAKPQVQKFIGSQTGTFRPVQSGVRMGVANGVLPNGAPEDPDGTHQLEVWTGINFGLATFFAQMGRVDEALEITEAVVHQIYTYGLQFRTPEAITALGTFRACHYLRPLAIWGLYGVLHLWG from the coding sequence ATGGCAGCACCTCCTTCCCCAATTCCCCCCTACACCTGGCAACATCCCATCGGTCAAGGGTGGGAGCATGCCTACATTGTTCGCTACGCCAGCAATTTGGACGACGGCCCCCACCATGGGGCACCCCTCGGAGGTTTTGGCGCAGGCTGTATTGGGCGATCGCCCCGGGGCGACTTTAACCTCTGGCACCTCGACGGCGGCGAGCATGTTTTTCAACCCTTTCCCGCCTGTCAATTCAGCCTTTTTGAGCAAGCTGCCGACCAGAGCCAAACCTATGCTCTCTCCACCGAAGCCCCAACTGACGGAACATTGGAGCGCTGGCAGTGGTATCCGAAAGAAGGCGGAAGGCAGAAGGCAGAAGCAATTCAAAATCCAAAATCCGCAATTCAAAATTCTGCCGCCCCTGCTGCCCCTAACACTGGCACCTACCACGCCCTCTACCCCCGTAGTTGGGATGTCTACAAAAATGTATTCAACGCTGAGCTGATCTGCGAGCAGTTTTCTCCGATCTGGGCTCACAACTATCAAGAAGCGAGTTATCCAGTCGCGGTGTTTCTGTGGACGGCGCACAATCCGACGGCGCACCCCATTACCCTGAGTATTTTGCTGAGCTGGCAGAATATGGTGGGCTGGTTTACCAATACGGAGAAATCTCCTGAGGTTTTGCAGCGGGATGATGGCAGCCCCTACTACGACTACGTGCCTGCTATTGGCCAATCTGCGGGTAATAGCAATCACCTGGTGCAAACGGGCGACATCATGGGCTGTGTGATGGATGGCCTCTGGTCACAGACCGGTCAGGCTCCCCAAGAAGGGGAGGGAACCTGGGCGATCGCGACGTTGACTCAACCCAATACGGAAATTTTCTACCACACGGCTTGGAATCCAGCCGGTGACGGCAGCGACCTGTGGGACACTTTTGCCGGGGATGGTTCCCTGGCCAATGTCGCGACGGATCGACCTGCAAAGGATGGGGAGCCGGTGGGGTGTGCGATCTCGGTTCGCTTGACGCTGCAGCCGGGCGAAACCCGTCAGATTCCGATGACCCTGGCGTGGGATTTGCCGGTGACCGAATACGCCGCTGGGGTGACAGCGTATCGCCGCTATACCGACTTTTTTGGCCGTGAGGGACGCCATGCCTGGGCGATTGCCCAAACGGCTCTGAAAAACTATGAAACCTGGCGCCAGCAAATCATTCAGTGGCAGCAACCCATTCTGGATCAGCCTGACCTGCCTGACTGGTTCAAAATGGCCCTGTTCAATGAACTCTACGACCTCACCAGCGGCGGCACCCTATGGACCGCTGCAACTGAGCTGGATCCGGTCGGTCAGTTTGCAGTGCTGGAATGCCTTGACTACTGCTGGTACGAGAGTTTAGATGTGCGCCTCTATGGGGGCTTTGCCACGCTAATTCTGTGGCCAGAACTGGAAAAAGCCGTTATCCGGGCCTTTGCTCGCGCCATCCCCACAGCGGACGATCACGCCCGCATCATTGGCTACTACTACACCGTCGGCGAGGAAAACCACTACGCCCCGCGCAAGCTCAAAGGGGCGACCCCCCACGACCTGGGAGCGCCCAATGAGCATCCCTTTGTGAAAACCAACTACACCAGCTACCAAGACTGCAACCAATGGAAAGACCTGCCCAGTGATTTCGTCATCCAGGTTTACCGGGCCTATCAGCTCACGGGGGCAACGGATATCGACTTTCTGGCGGTCTGCTGGCCTGCGGTGACGGAAACCCTAAAATACCTCAAGCGCTTTGATACTGACGGTGATGGCATTCCTGAAAATGGCGGTGCCCCAGATCAAACCTTTGATGATTGGCAGCTACAGGGGATTAGTGCTTACTGCGGGGGGTTGTGGATGGCAGCCTTAGAAAGTGCGATCGCGATCGCGGAGGTACTCACGGTGGCTGATCGCGCCCCGGGCAATACGCCTATTCTGGTGACTCAATATCAGCGCTGGCTGGAGCAAAGCCGCAATGTGTATCACAAGCGTTTGTGGAACGGTCGTTACTATCGCCTGGAGACCGGCAGCGACTCTCAGGTGGTGATGGCGGATCAGCTGTGTGGTCAGTTTTGCACCCGACTCATGGGGTTGCCTGACTTAGTTGAGGAGAAATATGTGCGATCGGCTCTAGATGTCATCTATGACGCCTGCTTCGTTAAGTTCAATGACTATGCTGCCCAGCACGCCAAACCCCAAGTGCAAAAGTTTATCGGCTCCCAAACCGGAACGTTTCGACCCGTACAGTCTGGCGTTCGCATGGGGGTTGCCAATGGCGTTTTGCCCAATGGCGCTCCTGAAGACCCTGATGGTACTCACCAGCTAGAGGTGTGGACGGGCATTAACTTTGGCCTGGCTACGTTTTTTGCCCAAATGGGTCGGGTGGATGAGGCGTTGGAAATCACGGAAGCTGTGGTGCACCAAATCTATACCTATGGTTTGCAGTTTCGGACGCCTGAGGCGATTACGGCCCTCGGCACTTTCCGTGCCTGTCATTACCTGCGTCCGCTGGCGATTTGGGGGCTGTATGGGGTGCTGCATTTGTGGGGTTAA